Proteins from a genomic interval of Acanthopagrus latus isolate v.2019 chromosome 7, fAcaLat1.1, whole genome shotgun sequence:
- the rarga gene encoding retinoic acid receptor gamma-A isoform X2 produces MFDCMEALGMGPRQLYDVTSRGACMLRKASPFFAGLDPFAWTGSASVQSVETQSTSSEEMVPSSPSPPPPPRVYKPCFVCQDKSSGYHYGVSSCEGCKGFFRRSIQKNMVYTCHRDKNCQINKVTRNRCQYCRLQKCFEVGMSKEAVRNDRNKKKKDVKEEVVLPESYELSGELEELVNKVSKAHQETFPSLCQLGKYTTNSSSDTRVQLDLGLWDKFSELSTKCIIKIVEFAKRLPGFTTLTIADQITLLKSACLDILMLRICTRYTPEQDTMTFSDGLTLNRTQMHNAGFGPLTDLVFAFAGQLLPLEMDDTETGLLSAICLICGDRMDLEEPQKVDKLQEPLLEALKIYARRRRPNKPHMFPRMLMKITDLRGISTKGAERAITLKMEIPGPMPPLIREMLENPEAFEDQTESNDSPPPPPPPPPPPPALVLKQEAEDEEDSWATENGSEPSPEEEDEDDDDDVGDEERDRGSDSDGEPWGVLDAIDGSRKGLVGRAQ; encoded by the exons ATGTTCGACTGTATGGAGGCTCTGGGAATGGGCCCCCGTCAGCTCTATGATGTCACCAGCCGCGGTGCGTGCATGCTGCGGAAGGCGAGCCCCTTCTTCGCGGGGCTGGACCCCTTCGCTTGGACAGGCAGTGCCAGCGTTCAGT CGGTGGAGACCCAGAGCACCAGCTCAGAGGAGATGGTACCCAGTTCTCCgtctccacctcccccacctcggGTCTACAAACCATGTTTTGTGTGCCAGGACAAGTCCTCAGGGTACCACTACGGTGTCAGCTCCTGTGAGGGCTGCAAG GGCTTCTTCCGCCGCAGTATCCAGAAGAACATGGTGTACACCTGCCACAGAGACAAGAACTGTCAGATTAACAAGGTCACACGCAACCGCTGCCAGTACTGCAGGCTGCAGAAGTGCTTCGAGGTCGGCATGTCCAAGGAAG CGGTGCGcaatgacagaaacaagaagaagaaggatgtgaaggaggaggtggtgctTCCAGAAAGCTATGAGCTAAGTGGAGAGCTTGAGGAGTTGGTCAACAAAGTCAGCAAAGCTCACCAAGAAACCTTCCCATCACTTTGCCAATTGGGCAAATACACCACC aacTCCAGCTCAGACACCCGTGTCCAGCTGGATCTGGGTTTATGGGACAAGTTCAGTGAGCTTTCCACCAAATGCATCATCAAGATTGTGGAATTCGCCAAGCGGCTGCCAGGTTTCACCACCCTCACCATCGCTGACCAGATCACTCTACTGAAGTCGGCCTGCCTGGACATTTTG ATGCTGAGGATCTGCACACGCTACACCCCAGAACAGGACACTATGACCTTCTCAGATGGCCTGACGCTGAACCGGACTCAGATGCACAACGCCGGCTTTGGACCACTCACGGACCTGGTGTTCGCCTTTGCCGGTCAGCTTCTACCGCTAGAGATGGACGACACAGAAACTGGCCTCCTCAGCGCCATCTGCCTCATCTGTGGAG ACCGTATGGATCTCGAGGAGCCCCAGAAAGTGGATAAGCTGCAAGAGCCTCTGCTGGAGGCTCTGAAGATTTATGCCCGCCGCCGTCGCCCCAACAAACCTCACATGTTCCCCCGCATGCTGATGAAGATCACCGACCTCAGGGGCATCAGCACTAAGG GAGCGGAGAGAGCCATCACTCTGAAGATGGAGATCCCAGGGCCGATGCCTCCATTGATCAGGGAGATGCTCGAGAACCCAGAGGCCTTCGAAGACCAAACGGAGTCCAACGACAGCCCGCCGcctccaccgccgccgccacctcCGCCCCCAGCCCTCGTCCTGAAGCAGGAGgctgaggacgaggaggacagCTGGGCCACAGAGAACGGCAGCGAGCCCTcgccagaggaggaggacgaagacgacgacgacgacgtGGGGGATGAAGAGCGAGACAGGGGCTCGGACAGTGACGGGGAGCCCTGGGGGGTTCTGGATGCCATAGATGGGTCGAGGAAAGGCCTTGTTGGGAGGGCGCAGTGA
- the rarga gene encoding retinoic acid receptor gamma-A isoform X1, with amino-acid sequence MATNREQQVGHMTGFPPAVYPFAFNSMRSHSPFDLLANSSLFGRFGADLPKEMAALSVETQSTSSEEMVPSSPSPPPPPRVYKPCFVCQDKSSGYHYGVSSCEGCKGFFRRSIQKNMVYTCHRDKNCQINKVTRNRCQYCRLQKCFEVGMSKEAVRNDRNKKKKDVKEEVVLPESYELSGELEELVNKVSKAHQETFPSLCQLGKYTTNSSSDTRVQLDLGLWDKFSELSTKCIIKIVEFAKRLPGFTTLTIADQITLLKSACLDILMLRICTRYTPEQDTMTFSDGLTLNRTQMHNAGFGPLTDLVFAFAGQLLPLEMDDTETGLLSAICLICGDRMDLEEPQKVDKLQEPLLEALKIYARRRRPNKPHMFPRMLMKITDLRGISTKGAERAITLKMEIPGPMPPLIREMLENPEAFEDQTESNDSPPPPPPPPPPPPALVLKQEAEDEEDSWATENGSEPSPEEEDEDDDDDVGDEERDRGSDSDGEPWGVLDAIDGSRKGLVGRAQ; translated from the exons ATGGCTACCAACAGGGAACAGCAGGTGGGTCACATGACCGGCTTCCCACCTGCTGTCTACCCGTTCGCCTTCAACTCCATGAGAAGCCACTCCCCGTTCGACCTGCTGGCCAACAGTAGCCTGTTTGGGAGATTTGGTGCCGACCTGCCCAAAGAGATGGCCGCTCTCT CGGTGGAGACCCAGAGCACCAGCTCAGAGGAGATGGTACCCAGTTCTCCgtctccacctcccccacctcggGTCTACAAACCATGTTTTGTGTGCCAGGACAAGTCCTCAGGGTACCACTACGGTGTCAGCTCCTGTGAGGGCTGCAAG GGCTTCTTCCGCCGCAGTATCCAGAAGAACATGGTGTACACCTGCCACAGAGACAAGAACTGTCAGATTAACAAGGTCACACGCAACCGCTGCCAGTACTGCAGGCTGCAGAAGTGCTTCGAGGTCGGCATGTCCAAGGAAG CGGTGCGcaatgacagaaacaagaagaagaaggatgtgaaggaggaggtggtgctTCCAGAAAGCTATGAGCTAAGTGGAGAGCTTGAGGAGTTGGTCAACAAAGTCAGCAAAGCTCACCAAGAAACCTTCCCATCACTTTGCCAATTGGGCAAATACACCACC aacTCCAGCTCAGACACCCGTGTCCAGCTGGATCTGGGTTTATGGGACAAGTTCAGTGAGCTTTCCACCAAATGCATCATCAAGATTGTGGAATTCGCCAAGCGGCTGCCAGGTTTCACCACCCTCACCATCGCTGACCAGATCACTCTACTGAAGTCGGCCTGCCTGGACATTTTG ATGCTGAGGATCTGCACACGCTACACCCCAGAACAGGACACTATGACCTTCTCAGATGGCCTGACGCTGAACCGGACTCAGATGCACAACGCCGGCTTTGGACCACTCACGGACCTGGTGTTCGCCTTTGCCGGTCAGCTTCTACCGCTAGAGATGGACGACACAGAAACTGGCCTCCTCAGCGCCATCTGCCTCATCTGTGGAG ACCGTATGGATCTCGAGGAGCCCCAGAAAGTGGATAAGCTGCAAGAGCCTCTGCTGGAGGCTCTGAAGATTTATGCCCGCCGCCGTCGCCCCAACAAACCTCACATGTTCCCCCGCATGCTGATGAAGATCACCGACCTCAGGGGCATCAGCACTAAGG GAGCGGAGAGAGCCATCACTCTGAAGATGGAGATCCCAGGGCCGATGCCTCCATTGATCAGGGAGATGCTCGAGAACCCAGAGGCCTTCGAAGACCAAACGGAGTCCAACGACAGCCCGCCGcctccaccgccgccgccacctcCGCCCCCAGCCCTCGTCCTGAAGCAGGAGgctgaggacgaggaggacagCTGGGCCACAGAGAACGGCAGCGAGCCCTcgccagaggaggaggacgaagacgacgacgacgacgtGGGGGATGAAGAGCGAGACAGGGGCTCGGACAGTGACGGGGAGCCCTGGGGGGTTCTGGATGCCATAGATGGGTCGAGGAAAGGCCTTGTTGGGAGGGCGCAGTGA